The following are encoded together in the Nitrospira sp. genome:
- the uvrA gene encoding excinuclease ABC subunit UvrA, producing MNNSIIVKGAREHNLKNLDVEIPRDKLVVITGLSGSGKSSLAFDTIYAEGQRRYVESLSAYARQFLEQMGKPDVDSIEGLSPAISIEQKSTSHNPRSTVGTVTEIYDYLRLLYARVGHPYCFQCGQEITAQTVQQMVDAICELPAGSKFQILSPIVRGRKGEYRKELLEMRKAGFVRARINGEIIDLGDDIVLDKQKKHNIDIVVDRLVMKPGDALMRRVADSVETSLKLAGGLVGVLTEPGKVHVYSDKLACITCGVSYPEITPRVFSFNSPHGACPACDGIGYAMAPGASEDEDFTLLERCESCHGARLKPESLAVKIAKQSIAEVTGLSVRAAADFFAGLKFSDRELVIAHRILKEIRERLGFLVNVGLDYLTLDRPAATLSGGEGQRIRLATQIGSGLVGVLYILDEPSIGLHQRDNRRLLQTLLRLRDLGNTVIVVEHDAETMQAADYILDLGPGAGTHGGKIIAQGTPKQVMANPDSLTGLYLRGAQMVSLPKRTRKPKGFLTVIGAKKHNLKNVTLNVPLGLFTCVTGVSGSGKSTLVLEVLFHSLSQLLYHKKPKIDGCKELKGVQALDKIIDIDQSPIGRTPRSNPATYTGLFTFIRDLFSNLPESRVRGYKPGRYSFNVKGGRCEACQGDGLIKIEMHFLPDVYVTCEVCKGQRYNRETLDIQYKGRSIADVLNMTVDDALEFFENIPYIKAKLQTLHDVGLHYVKLGQSATTLSGGEAQRVKLSRELSKRPTGRTMYILDEPTTGLHFADTQRLLDVLDRLVETGNTVLVIEHNLDMIRNADWVIDLGPEGGDRGGEIVAEGPPKEIAKSKRSYTGQVLREAGV from the coding sequence ATGAACAATTCCATCATCGTCAAAGGCGCCCGTGAACATAATCTGAAGAACCTCGATGTCGAAATCCCCCGAGACAAACTGGTCGTCATTACCGGCTTGAGCGGGTCGGGGAAGTCCTCCCTGGCCTTCGATACCATCTATGCCGAGGGCCAGCGGCGGTATGTGGAGTCGCTGTCGGCCTATGCCCGGCAATTTCTTGAGCAGATGGGCAAGCCCGATGTGGATTCTATCGAGGGGCTTTCGCCCGCCATTTCCATCGAGCAAAAAAGCACCAGCCACAATCCCCGTTCCACCGTCGGAACCGTCACCGAGATCTACGACTATCTCCGCTTACTGTATGCGCGTGTTGGCCATCCCTATTGCTTTCAATGCGGCCAGGAAATTACCGCGCAGACGGTCCAGCAAATGGTGGATGCGATCTGTGAATTGCCGGCTGGCTCAAAATTCCAGATCCTTTCCCCTATTGTCCGCGGACGGAAAGGCGAGTACCGAAAAGAATTGCTGGAGATGCGCAAGGCCGGGTTTGTCCGGGCGCGAATTAACGGCGAGATCATCGATCTCGGCGACGACATTGTCCTCGACAAGCAAAAGAAGCACAACATTGACATCGTGGTGGATCGGTTGGTGATGAAGCCCGGCGATGCACTGATGCGTCGTGTGGCGGACTCGGTCGAAACTTCCCTGAAACTGGCGGGCGGACTCGTGGGGGTGCTCACCGAGCCCGGCAAGGTGCACGTGTATAGCGACAAGCTGGCCTGTATCACCTGCGGGGTCAGTTATCCCGAAATTACGCCTCGTGTCTTCTCCTTCAACAGTCCGCATGGGGCGTGCCCCGCCTGTGACGGTATCGGCTATGCGATGGCGCCTGGTGCTTCCGAGGACGAAGACTTCACCTTGCTGGAACGCTGTGAGAGTTGCCATGGCGCGCGTCTCAAGCCGGAAAGCCTGGCCGTGAAGATTGCCAAGCAATCCATCGCCGAGGTGACGGGGCTCTCGGTGCGGGCGGCCGCAGACTTTTTTGCCGGACTGAAGTTCTCCGACCGCGAACTGGTGATCGCACACCGGATTCTCAAAGAAATTCGTGAACGGCTGGGATTTCTAGTCAATGTTGGACTGGACTATCTGACCCTGGATCGTCCAGCAGCGACGTTGTCGGGCGGCGAGGGTCAGCGGATTCGCCTCGCGACACAGATTGGTTCGGGCCTGGTCGGCGTGTTGTACATTTTGGATGAACCCTCCATCGGACTCCATCAACGGGACAACCGGCGACTGCTACAGACGTTACTCCGCCTGCGCGACCTCGGCAACACGGTCATCGTGGTCGAACACGATGCGGAGACGATGCAGGCGGCCGATTACATTCTCGATCTGGGGCCCGGCGCCGGCACCCATGGCGGAAAAATCATCGCCCAAGGTACGCCCAAGCAAGTGATGGCCAACCCCGATTCTCTGACGGGCTTGTACCTCCGCGGCGCGCAGATGGTTTCGCTGCCCAAACGCACGCGCAAGCCGAAAGGATTCCTGACGGTCATCGGCGCGAAGAAGCACAATCTGAAAAACGTCACCCTGAACGTGCCACTCGGATTGTTTACCTGCGTGACTGGGGTCTCAGGATCGGGGAAAAGCACGCTGGTGCTCGAAGTGTTGTTCCATTCGCTCTCGCAGCTGCTCTACCACAAGAAACCGAAAATCGATGGCTGCAAGGAACTGAAGGGCGTGCAGGCGCTCGACAAAATCATCGATATCGACCAGTCGCCCATCGGGCGGACGCCCCGTTCCAATCCCGCCACCTACACTGGATTGTTCACCTTCATCCGCGATCTCTTCTCGAACTTGCCGGAGTCACGGGTGCGCGGGTACAAGCCGGGGCGTTACAGCTTCAACGTCAAAGGCGGGCGGTGCGAAGCCTGCCAGGGCGACGGGCTCATCAAAATCGAGATGCACTTCCTGCCCGACGTCTACGTCACCTGTGAGGTGTGCAAAGGGCAGCGCTACAACCGGGAAACCTTGGACATTCAGTACAAGGGGCGCAGCATTGCCGATGTGTTGAACATGACGGTTGATGACGCGCTGGAATTTTTCGAGAACATTCCCTACATCAAGGCGAAACTGCAGACACTCCACGACGTAGGATTGCACTATGTGAAGCTCGGACAGTCCGCCACCACGCTCTCTGGCGGCGAAGCCCAGCGGGTGAAGCTCTCGCGCGAACTCTCCAAGCGGCCCACCGGCCGCACCATGTACATTCTCGATGAGCCGACGACCGGCTTGCACTTCGCTGACACGCAGCGCTTGCTGGACGTGCTCGACCGCCTGGTCGAAACCGGCAACACCGTCCTGGTCATCGAACACAATCTCGATATGATCCGCAATGCAGACTGGGTCATCGACCTTGGACCTGAAGGTGGCGATCGTGGTGGCGAGATCGTTGCGGAAGGACCGCCGAAAGAGATCGCCAAATCTAAGCGGTCGTATACGGGACAGGTGTTGAGGGAAGCGGGGGTGTGA
- a CDS encoding MBL fold metallo-hydrolase, with translation MQSKVLFQKDDHQWVVIGRDPEKDDHVIDTNEYVIIHRGQAMLLDPGGIQIFPQVLAELAKYVRMQDIKVIFASHQDPDICSSLAMWLDMNPAIKTYCSWLWTGFVSHFSTGAVITLNPIPDDGMRIRIGEDGPEVEAVPAHYCHSSGNFSLYDPIAGILFSGDIGSALVPNHEASLVVTDFDQHIQYMRGFHLRWMPSTTALRGWVQRVRAIKPKMICPQHGSIFQGEHVGKLLDWLESLEVGQWKGATPKTETRAAA, from the coding sequence ATGCAAAGTAAAGTCTTGTTCCAGAAAGACGACCATCAGTGGGTCGTCATCGGCCGGGATCCGGAAAAGGACGATCATGTCATCGACACCAACGAATACGTGATCATCCATCGCGGACAGGCCATGCTGCTCGATCCGGGAGGAATTCAGATCTTCCCCCAGGTCCTGGCCGAACTCGCGAAGTACGTCCGCATGCAGGACATCAAGGTGATCTTCGCCAGCCACCAAGATCCTGACATCTGTTCATCCCTGGCCATGTGGCTCGACATGAATCCCGCGATCAAGACCTATTGCTCCTGGCTATGGACCGGCTTTGTCAGCCATTTCAGCACCGGCGCGGTGATTACCCTCAATCCCATCCCGGATGACGGCATGCGTATCCGCATTGGGGAGGACGGTCCTGAGGTCGAAGCGGTGCCGGCCCACTACTGCCACTCCTCGGGAAATTTTTCGCTCTACGACCCGATCGCAGGCATTCTCTTTTCCGGCGACATTGGATCAGCCCTGGTGCCCAATCACGAAGCCAGCCTGGTGGTCACCGACTTCGATCAACATATCCAATATATGCGCGGCTTTCATCTCCGGTGGATGCCCTCGACCACTGCGCTCCGCGGATGGGTCCAGCGGGTGCGGGCAATCAAGCCCAAGATGATCTGCCCGCAACACGGATCGATCTTCCAGGGAGAGCACGTCGGCAAACTCCTCGATTGGCTCGAAAGCCTCGAAGTCGGTCAGTGGAAAGGGGCGACCCCGAAGACCGAGACCCGCGCGGCGGCCTGA